In one window of Deinococcus sp. HSC-46F16 DNA:
- the pgi gene encoding glucose-6-phosphate isomerase — translation MSDPAPRPVPSRTQLPAWQALAAHHAEIVGLHLRDLFAADPQRGERLTAEGAGLFLDYSKNRVTDETLRLLLDLAREVGVEQRRDAMFAGERLNVTEGRAVLHTALRAPRDAVVMVDGENVVPAVHEVLDRMATFAQAVRSGEWRGATGQRIRNIVNIGIGGSDLGPVMASEALKHYADRGLTLRFVSNVDGTDLVEKTRDLDPAETLFIVSSKTFTTQETMANAASARAWLVDGLGDESAVTRHFVAVSTNAEAVQGFGIDPANMFGFWDWVGGRYSLDSAIGLSLMIAIGPDGFRELLAGFHDMDEHFRSAPLEANLPVLLGLLGVWYRNFFGAQTHAVLPYDQYLAYFPAYLQQLDMESNGKHVTLEGREVDYDTGPVVWGQPGTNGQHAFYQLIHQGTTLIPCDFIAFAQSLNPLPTAQGPTHHDLLTANVFAQTEALAFGKTREEVLAGGISPELAPHRVFEGNRPTNTLLAERLTPRVLGALIALYEHKVFVQGVVWDVNSFDQWGVELGKVLAGQIVPELTAGAEPELRHDSSTNALIRWYRERRAGS, via the coding sequence CCGAGATCGTGGGCCTGCACCTGCGCGACCTCTTCGCGGCGGACCCGCAGCGGGGCGAGCGGTTGACGGCGGAAGGAGCGGGGCTCTTTCTCGACTACTCCAAGAACCGGGTGACGGACGAGACGCTGCGCCTGCTGCTGGACCTCGCGCGGGAGGTCGGCGTGGAGCAGAGACGGGACGCGATGTTTGCGGGCGAGCGCCTCAACGTGACCGAGGGCCGCGCCGTGCTGCATACCGCGCTGCGGGCACCGCGCGACGCGGTGGTGATGGTGGACGGCGAGAACGTAGTGCCCGCCGTCCACGAGGTGCTGGACCGTATGGCGACTTTCGCCCAGGCGGTGCGCTCCGGCGAGTGGCGCGGGGCGACGGGTCAGCGTATCCGCAACATCGTCAATATCGGCATCGGCGGCTCGGACCTCGGCCCGGTGATGGCGTCCGAGGCGCTCAAGCACTACGCCGACCGGGGCCTCACCCTGCGCTTTGTCTCCAACGTGGACGGCACCGATCTCGTGGAGAAGACCCGCGACCTCGACCCGGCCGAGACGCTGTTTATCGTGTCGTCCAAGACCTTCACCACCCAGGAGACGATGGCGAACGCGGCGAGTGCGCGGGCGTGGCTGGTTGATGGATTGGGAGATGAAAGCGCCGTGACGCGGCACTTCGTCGCCGTCTCGACCAACGCCGAAGCGGTGCAGGGGTTCGGCATCGACCCCGCCAACATGTTCGGCTTCTGGGACTGGGTGGGTGGGCGGTACAGCCTCGACAGCGCCATCGGCCTCTCGCTGATGATCGCCATCGGTCCGGACGGGTTCCGCGAGCTGCTGGCGGGCTTCCACGACATGGACGAGCATTTCCGCTCCGCGCCGCTGGAAGCCAACCTGCCCGTGCTGCTGGGGCTGCTGGGGGTGTGGTACCGCAACTTCTTCGGCGCCCAGACGCACGCGGTGCTGCCTTACGACCAGTACCTCGCGTACTTCCCGGCCTACCTCCAGCAGCTCGACATGGAGAGCAACGGCAAGCACGTCACGCTGGAGGGCCGGGAGGTGGACTACGACACCGGCCCGGTCGTGTGGGGGCAGCCGGGCACGAACGGGCAGCACGCCTTCTACCAACTCATCCACCAGGGCACGACGCTGATTCCCTGCGATTTCATCGCCTTCGCGCAGAGCCTCAATCCCCTGCCCACGGCGCAGGGGCCGACGCACCACGACCTCCTCACGGCCAACGTGTTCGCGCAGACCGAGGCGCTGGCGTTCGGCAAGACGCGGGAGGAGGTGCTGGCCGGGGGCATCTCACCGGAACTGGCCCCGCACCGCGTCTTCGAGGGCAACCGGCCCACGAACACGCTGCTCGCCGAGCGGCTGACCCCCCGCGTGCTGGGCGCCCTGATCGCGCTGTACGAGCACAAGGTCTTCGTGCAGGGCGTGGTCTGGGACGTGAATTCCTTCGACCAGTGGGGGGTGGAACTCGGCAAGGTGCTCGCCGGGCAGATCGTGCCGGAGCTGACAGCCGGGGCAGAGCCGGAGCTGCGGCACGATTCGAGCACGAACGCGCTGATTCGCTGGTACCGCGAGCGGCGGGCTGGGAGCTGA
- a CDS encoding GTP pyrophosphokinase family protein, with protein MDSDLLRAYEVNLPHYEQLRDAVVAHTTRLLSEQGLNIHHVTGRVKKRASLADKLRRKPGRYRTLADVTDLVGVRVITYFASDVDVVARLMEEHHVVDWHHSNDKSRMHDPDRFGYLGVHYVLRAEPDLVPELPGLTYEVQIRSILQHAWAEIEHDLGYKSREAVPREVRRRFYRLAGLLEMADEEFMALDRLSRDYAATLPRRIEEAPDSVFIDAPSMTYLLGAPPIHDLDTQIAAALGVPLLSGWPDPERPQRLASLLHHVGVHSVGLLQKELTRGGEDVVRFAAALLPHLRELWRPAGGLRPGSSVVNYGLLRACANPDTDPTEVVNLLDLSGSAVQMADTVRAVYAREMTPGD; from the coding sequence ATGGACAGCGACCTGCTGCGGGCCTACGAGGTCAACCTGCCCCATTACGAGCAGTTGCGGGACGCGGTGGTGGCGCACACGACCCGGCTGCTCAGCGAGCAGGGCCTCAACATTCACCATGTCACTGGGCGGGTGAAGAAACGCGCCAGCCTCGCGGACAAGCTGCGGCGCAAGCCGGGGCGCTACCGCACGCTCGCGGACGTGACCGACCTCGTGGGGGTGCGGGTGATCACCTACTTCGCCAGCGACGTGGATGTGGTGGCCCGGCTGATGGAGGAACACCACGTCGTGGACTGGCACCACTCCAACGACAAGTCGCGGATGCACGACCCCGACCGCTTCGGCTACCTCGGCGTGCACTACGTGCTGCGGGCCGAACCCGACCTCGTGCCCGAGCTGCCCGGCCTGACCTACGAGGTGCAGATCCGCTCCATCCTCCAGCACGCCTGGGCCGAGATCGAGCACGATCTGGGGTACAAGAGCCGCGAGGCCGTGCCCCGCGAGGTCCGGCGCCGTTTCTACCGCCTCGCCGGGCTGCTGGAGATGGCCGACGAGGAATTCATGGCGCTCGACCGCCTCAGCCGCGACTATGCCGCCACCCTGCCGCGCCGGATCGAGGAGGCCCCCGACAGCGTCTTTATCGACGCGCCCAGCATGACCTACCTCCTGGGTGCGCCGCCGATCCACGACCTGGACACCCAGATTGCCGCTGCGCTGGGCGTGCCCCTGCTTTCGGGCTGGCCCGACCCCGAGCGCCCGCAGCGGCTGGCGAGCCTGCTGCACCATGTCGGGGTGCATTCGGTGGGCCTGCTTCAGAAGGAACTGACGCGGGGTGGGGAAGACGTGGTGCGTTTTGCTGCCGCCCTGCTGCCGCACCTGCGCGAGCTGTGGCGTCCGGCGGGCGGCCTGCGCCCCGGCAGCAGCGTGGTGAATTACGGCCTGCTGCGGGCCTGCGCCAATCCCGACACCGACCCCACCGAGGTCGTAAATCTGCTCGACCTCAGCGGCTCGGCGGTGCAGATGGCGGATACGGTGCGGGCGGTGTACGCGCGGGAGATGACGCCGGGGGACTGA
- a CDS encoding aminotransferase class I/II-fold pyridoxal phosphate-dependent enzyme has translation MRGDAGLPAGLPPPLPGEALHARVARTLRGAIVAGTLPQGTRLPGHRALAGRLGVSRNTVVDALEQLEAEGYLQTRPRSGTRVAVPAPPPTDAAPAPLPLSAWASRALAGAVPDVGGDYAVDFRVGQPVPELYPAGAWAQALARQARAAEHAFPPDPDAELGPLETRRALAAYLNAERGARVTPDMVMLTGGTQASLDALARVFLEEGRVAALEDPTYPGARAALGATGATLCPVPVDGHGLDPAALPARATLLYLTPGAQYPTTALLPAARQAEVVAWAARTGAFVLEDDYAADLHHGGRPPAAMQGLAPERVILLGSFSKSLAPVTRSGYLVAPREVIRVLAGTRPLTDRAPATLDARALADVLASGAYARHLRGARQAIRHRHEVLLAALETELPRWRVTPARAGLHVHLSLPPGLSEAEAVHRAAAAGVALTPTGPLAQLPRPPAMLLAFAHLPPERLRAGVARLARAVAPNARNPTDSPG, from the coding sequence GTGAGGGGCGACGCCGGGCTGCCCGCCGGGTTGCCCCCACCTCTGCCCGGCGAGGCGCTGCACGCGCGGGTGGCCCGCACCCTGCGGGGGGCGATCGTGGCGGGCACCTTGCCGCAGGGGACCCGGCTGCCGGGGCACCGCGCCCTCGCCGGGCGGCTGGGGGTGTCGCGCAACACGGTGGTGGACGCGCTGGAGCAGTTGGAGGCCGAAGGCTACCTCCAGACCCGCCCCCGCAGCGGCACCCGCGTGGCCGTGCCCGCGCCGCCCCCGACGGACGCCGCGCCTGCGCCGCTCCCCCTCAGCGCGTGGGCCAGCCGCGCCCTCGCGGGGGCCGTGCCCGACGTGGGCGGCGACTACGCGGTGGACTTCCGGGTCGGCCAGCCGGTGCCGGAACTGTACCCGGCGGGGGCGTGGGCACAGGCTCTGGCACGGCAGGCCCGCGCCGCCGAGCACGCCTTTCCCCCTGACCCCGACGCCGAACTCGGCCCGCTGGAGACGCGCCGGGCACTCGCCGCCTACCTCAATGCCGAGCGCGGCGCCCGCGTGACCCCCGACATGGTGATGCTGACGGGAGGCACCCAGGCCTCGTTGGACGCGCTGGCCCGCGTCTTCCTGGAAGAAGGGCGGGTCGCCGCACTCGAAGACCCCACCTACCCCGGTGCCCGCGCCGCGCTGGGGGCGACGGGGGCGACCCTCTGCCCGGTGCCGGTGGACGGTCACGGCCTCGACCCCGCCGCGCTGCCCGCGCGGGCCACCCTGCTCTACCTCACGCCGGGGGCGCAGTACCCCACGACAGCGCTGCTCCCCGCCGCGCGGCAAGCGGAGGTGGTGGCGTGGGCGGCCCGGACCGGGGCCTTCGTGCTGGAGGACGACTACGCCGCCGACCTGCACCACGGCGGGCGGCCCCCGGCGGCGATGCAGGGGCTGGCGCCGGAGCGAGTGATCCTGCTGGGGAGTTTCAGTAAAAGCCTCGCCCCCGTGACCCGCAGCGGGTATCTCGTGGCCCCGCGCGAGGTCATCCGCGTGCTGGCAGGCACTCGCCCCCTCACCGACCGCGCTCCCGCCACGCTGGACGCCCGCGCCCTGGCCGACGTGCTGGCCTCGGGGGCCTATGCCCGGCACCTGCGGGGAGCGCGGCAGGCGATTCGCCACCGCCACGAGGTGCTGCTCGCAGCCCTGGAAACCGAATTGCCTAGGTGGAGGGTCACTCCGGCGCGGGCCGGGCTGCACGTCCACCTCTCTCTGCCGCCGGGCCTGAGCGAAGCCGAGGCCGTTCACCGGGCCGCTGCCGCTGGCGTCGCGCTGACCCCAACGGGGCCACTCGCGCAGCTTCCACGTCCACCCGCCATGCTGCTCGCCTTCGCGCACCTGCCTCCCGAGCGGCTGCGGGCGGGCGTGGCGCGGCTGGCGAGAGCGGTGGCCCCGAACGCGAGAAACCCGACCGACAGCCCTGGGTGA
- the rpsT gene encoding 30S ribosomal protein S20, protein MALRHKSAQKRHRQSLKRRLINRSRKSTIKTFTKKAIAAVTAGEDVAAAQSKAESLIDKAAKGSTLHKNAAARKKSRLAKAINRAKAAQQA, encoded by the coding sequence ATGGCCCTACGTCACAAGTCCGCCCAGAAGCGTCACCGCCAGAGCCTCAAGCGCCGCCTGATCAACCGCAGCCGCAAGAGCACCATCAAGACCTTCACCAAAAAGGCCATCGCCGCCGTGACGGCTGGCGAGGACGTGGCCGCCGCCCAGAGCAAGGCCGAGAGCCTGATCGACAAGGCCGCCAAGGGCAGCACCCTGCACAAGAACGCCGCGGCCCGCAAGAAGAGCCGCCTCGCCAAGGCCATCAACCGGGCCAAGGCCGCGCAGCAGGCCTGA
- the recX gene encoding RecX family transcriptional regulator (binds RecA and inhibits RecA-mediated DNA strand exchange and ATP hydrolysis and coprotease activities) translates to MTDEAALPPDPERQKARDDLLAYAFRALAGRALTEAELRTRLARRTDDPTLAAEVLARVQELGYQNDAGVARAEGSRRGVGGFRVRQTLKRRGVSEGLIEETLAARDPDREAEEARELLERRWPALSRKRDPRASAYAFLARRGFGGAAIWAAIREVAQQEPLEDGGAE, encoded by the coding sequence GTGACGGACGAGGCAGCCCTCCCCCCGGACCCCGAGCGGCAGAAGGCCAGAGACGACCTCCTCGCCTACGCCTTCCGGGCACTGGCGGGCCGGGCGCTCACGGAAGCCGAGCTGCGAACCCGCCTCGCCCGCCGCACCGACGACCCTACGCTCGCCGCCGAGGTCCTGGCCCGCGTGCAGGAGCTGGGTTATCAGAACGACGCCGGGGTCGCCCGCGCCGAGGGCAGTCGCCGGGGCGTGGGCGGCTTCCGGGTGCGCCAGACCCTCAAGCGCCGGGGCGTGTCCGAGGGGCTGATCGAGGAGACGCTCGCCGCCCGCGACCCCGACCGGGAGGCCGAGGAGGCCCGCGAACTGCTGGAACGGCGCTGGCCCGCCCTGTCCCGCAAACGCGACCCCCGCGCGAGTGCTTACGCCTTCCTGGCCCGCCGGGGCTTCGGGGGCGCGGCGATCTGGGCCGCCATCCGCGAGGTGGCGCAGCAGGAGCCGCTGGAGGACGGGGGCGCCGAATAG
- a CDS encoding metallophosphoesterase, translated as MRVYAIADLHLASVTPKPMTVFGPNWAGHPEAIFTQWREVVREGDLVLLPGDLSWAMRLPDALTDLAPVAGLPGTKVLLRGNHDYWWPGLSKLRSALPPGMLAVQNDALRVGRVVVCGTRGWLTPGYEPLGAEDDRLLKREAERLRLSTAAAARLRQPGDTLILMLHYPPASPPYPPNPLTDVIEAARPDLIVYGHLHGVPPERALRHWAGIPAHLVAADGLKFRPRLLLDLPPAP; from the coding sequence ATGCGCGTGTACGCCATCGCCGACCTGCACCTCGCTTCCGTCACGCCCAAGCCGATGACGGTCTTCGGGCCGAACTGGGCGGGGCACCCGGAGGCGATTTTCACGCAGTGGCGCGAGGTGGTGCGCGAAGGGGACCTCGTGCTGCTGCCGGGCGACCTCTCGTGGGCGATGCGGCTGCCCGACGCCCTGACCGACCTCGCCCCGGTGGCCGGGTTGCCAGGAACAAAGGTGCTGCTGCGCGGCAACCACGACTACTGGTGGCCGGGGCTCTCGAAGCTGCGCTCGGCCCTGCCGCCGGGAATGCTGGCGGTGCAGAACGACGCCCTGCGGGTGGGCCGGGTGGTCGTGTGCGGCACGCGCGGCTGGCTCACGCCGGGGTACGAGCCGCTGGGAGCCGAAGACGACCGGCTCCTGAAACGCGAGGCCGAACGCCTGCGCCTGAGCACGGCGGCGGCGGCGCGGCTGCGGCAACCCGGTGACACGCTGATCCTGATGCTGCACTACCCCCCCGCCAGCCCACCCTACCCGCCCAACCCGCTGACCGACGTGATCGAGGCCGCGCGGCCCGACCTGATCGTGTACGGGCACCTGCATGGCGTCCCCCCCGAGCGGGCGCTGCGCCACTGGGCGGGGATTCCGGCGCACCTGGTGGCCGCCGACGGCTTGAAATTCCGGCCCCGGCTGCTGCTGGACCTTCCCCCGGCCCCCTGA